A stretch of the uncultured Trichococcus sp. genome encodes the following:
- the tadA gene encoding tRNA adenosine(34) deaminase TadA, with the protein MDELKEQYMREAIKEAEKAAAIGEVPIGAVIVWKGEIIGRGHNEREVTNDATTHAEMTAIREANAFKKNWRLEEAELYVTLEPCPMCCGAILLSRIKKVYYGASDLKGGTAGTLMNLLQDERFNHQSEVERGVLEEECRTLLQDFFRALRKERKENSRKHLREHMQEENKG; encoded by the coding sequence ATGGATGAGTTGAAGGAACAGTATATGCGGGAAGCCATCAAGGAGGCGGAAAAGGCTGCGGCCATAGGGGAAGTGCCGATCGGAGCGGTGATCGTCTGGAAAGGCGAAATCATCGGGCGCGGTCACAATGAGCGCGAAGTGACGAATGATGCGACGACGCATGCGGAAATGACGGCGATCAGAGAGGCCAATGCGTTCAAGAAGAATTGGCGGCTCGAGGAAGCCGAATTATATGTGACCTTGGAGCCTTGCCCGATGTGCTGCGGCGCGATCCTGTTGTCGCGGATCAAGAAAGTCTATTATGGCGCATCCGACCTGAAAGGCGGGACGGCCGGTACCCTGATGAACCTGCTCCAGGATGAACGCTTCAACCATCAGAGCGAGGTCGAGCGGGGTGTGCTGGAGGAAGAGTGCCGGACACTGCTGCAGGATTTTTTCCGGGCGCTGCGCAAAGAACGCAAGGAAAACAGCCGCAAGCATCTCCGCGAACATATGCAGGAAGAAAACAAAGGCTAG
- a CDS encoding DUF1905 domain-containing protein, whose protein sequence is MEEKIVDNKELELKYVSGKGAWTYHIEVPETKQISGPWGSIKVRGTIDGYDFGVMNLMPLRDKNAIMSVNAKIRKSIGKGGGDKVVVTMWLLDAEEHILGNDILAQHYR, encoded by the coding sequence TTGGAAGAGAAAATAGTGGACAACAAAGAACTTGAACTCAAATATGTATCCGGCAAAGGTGCGTGGACCTATCATATTGAAGTCCCGGAAACAAAACAAATCAGTGGACCATGGGGAAGCATCAAAGTCAGAGGCACCATCGACGGCTATGACTTTGGGGTGATGAACCTGATGCCGCTGCGGGATAAAAATGCGATCATGTCCGTTAATGCCAAAATCCGTAAATCAATCGGCAAGGGTGGCGGGGACAAGGTAGTGGTGACGATGTGGCTGTTGGATGCTGAGGAGCATATTCTGGGTAATGACATTCTGGCTCAGCATTACCGGTGA
- a CDS encoding helix-turn-helix transcriptional regulator, which produces MNHILKKLRKEHHYTQEDLAVKLHVSRQTISNWETGRTTPDIHSIKLLTDIYGSDLLTIFDANDPEPHSDEHPIIQNEAVKNDRLTNFFVIFLNFISMFIPLAAILSLYIVMQWREKIPAILFKISCGYLTIISSINVFVLIAVLIYFST; this is translated from the coding sequence ATGAACCACATTCTGAAAAAATTAAGAAAAGAGCATCATTATACGCAAGAAGATTTAGCTGTAAAGCTTCACGTCTCTAGACAAACAATATCAAACTGGGAAACTGGTAGAACAACCCCAGACATTCATTCCATAAAATTGCTTACCGATATCTACGGTTCTGATCTGTTAACTATTTTTGATGCAAACGATCCGGAGCCTCATTCCGATGAGCACCCAATAATCCAGAATGAAGCAGTCAAAAATGATCGATTGACAAATTTCTTTGTTATTTTTCTGAACTTCATTTCAATGTTCATTCCTTTGGCGGCTATTCTTTCTTTGTATATTGTGATGCAGTGGAGAGAGAAGATTCCAGCAATATTATTCAAGATTTCATGTGGATACCTCACTATTATTTCATCTATTAATGTATTTGTTCTTATAGCTGTGCTCATATATTTCTCTACCTAG
- a CDS encoding general stress protein produces the protein MPKFVAGSYPTVEAVEATIKTLLEKGHKQTDLLLVTNALDKKERLTKETGIEVITETGQDENFDWKELAPLYPSFDEEALYEPSPQHPYPQLTPEQEEEQERKMQGYFSELEEGNVLIIVSEG, from the coding sequence ATGCCAAAATTTGTGGCAGGTTCGTACCCGACCGTTGAAGCTGTGGAGGCAACCATTAAAACACTCCTCGAAAAAGGGCACAAACAAACCGATCTCCTGTTGGTCACCAACGCTTTGGACAAAAAAGAGCGGCTGACAAAAGAAACCGGCATTGAAGTCATCACCGAAACCGGACAGGATGAGAATTTCGATTGGAAGGAACTCGCCCCGCTTTATCCGTCCTTCGATGAGGAGGCCCTATACGAACCCTCCCCTCAGCATCCTTATCCGCAGCTGACACCGGAACAGGAAGAAGAGCAAGAACGCAAGATGCAAGGATACTTCTCCGAATTGGAGGAAGGGAATGTTTTGATCATCGTCAGCGAGGGTTAA
- a CDS encoding Y-family DNA polymerase, with product MYETELVFDYAKEPSRDILCIDCKSFYASVECVRRGLHPLETKLVVMSYPSADPKERGSGLILASSPAAKKAYGISNISRARDLPFPYPPGLVIAAPQMRLYMQKNTEINNIYKKYADEANHHVYSVDESFVDITGAQKLFGKNSAYEMAKLIQADVLQTTGIYTTIGIGDNPLLAKLALDNAAKHQPDMIAEWRYPDIPETVWKIPDMTDFWGIGKRTKLRLNRLGIFSIYDLAHTNYYDLKSQLGVMGAQLYAHSWGIDRSFLGEKVKVSSKSIGNSQVLNKDYVVRSEIEIVLIEMADQVATRLRKSGAKAQLVSLSIGYSINYIDQLGRTGFHQQLKIPPTNASSELVAHILMIFDQHYKDQSVRNVGVGAGNLIYTEFLQLDLFQDPDEQVNEQKKDLIVDSIRKKYGFRSLVRAVSLLEGGRAIARSSLVGGHAGGMAGLEEGEENAERTKKKDG from the coding sequence ATGTATGAAACGGAATTGGTTTTTGATTATGCGAAGGAACCCAGTCGCGATATCCTCTGCATCGACTGCAAATCCTTCTATGCGAGCGTGGAATGCGTGCGGCGCGGGCTGCATCCGCTCGAAACAAAGTTGGTTGTCATGAGCTATCCCTCGGCCGACCCGAAAGAGCGCGGCAGCGGATTGATCTTGGCTTCCTCCCCGGCCGCCAAGAAGGCTTACGGGATCTCCAACATCAGTAGGGCTCGGGACTTGCCCTTCCCCTATCCGCCAGGACTTGTGATTGCGGCGCCGCAGATGCGGTTGTACATGCAGAAAAACACCGAAATCAATAACATCTACAAGAAGTATGCGGACGAAGCCAACCACCATGTCTATTCGGTTGACGAAAGTTTCGTCGACATCACCGGTGCCCAGAAACTTTTCGGGAAAAACTCGGCTTACGAAATGGCCAAACTCATCCAGGCCGACGTCCTGCAGACGACCGGCATCTACACAACAATCGGCATCGGCGATAATCCGCTGCTGGCTAAGTTGGCGCTCGATAACGCGGCCAAGCATCAGCCGGATATGATCGCTGAATGGCGTTATCCGGATATCCCCGAAACCGTCTGGAAGATCCCGGACATGACCGATTTTTGGGGCATCGGCAAACGTACCAAGCTGCGGCTCAACCGGTTGGGCATCTTCTCGATCTACGACTTGGCGCACACCAATTACTATGACTTGAAGAGCCAGCTCGGCGTCATGGGCGCGCAGCTGTACGCCCACAGTTGGGGCATCGACCGCAGCTTTCTGGGGGAAAAAGTCAAAGTCAGCTCGAAATCCATCGGCAATTCACAGGTGCTTAACAAGGATTACGTGGTGCGATCGGAAATCGAAATCGTCCTGATCGAAATGGCCGACCAGGTGGCGACGCGCCTGCGTAAATCCGGCGCCAAGGCCCAGTTGGTGAGTCTGAGCATCGGCTACAGTATCAACTACATCGATCAGCTGGGCCGGACCGGCTTCCATCAGCAGCTGAAAATCCCGCCCACAAATGCATCCAGTGAGCTCGTGGCCCATATCCTGATGATTTTTGACCAGCATTACAAAGACCAGTCTGTCCGGAACGTCGGCGTGGGTGCCGGAAATCTGATCTACACCGAGTTTCTGCAGCTGGACCTGTTTCAGGATCCTGACGAACAAGTGAATGAGCAAAAGAAGGATCTGATCGTCGATTCGATCCGCAAAAAATACGGGTTCCGCTCACTCGTGCGGGCAGTCAGCCTATTGGAAGGTGGCCGTGCGATCGCGCGCAGCTCGTTGGTGGGCGGACACGCGGGCGGCATGGCCGGATTGGAGGAAGGTGAGGAAAATGCTGAAAGAACCAAGAAAAAGGACGGATAA